One window of the Nocardia huaxiensis genome contains the following:
- a CDS encoding TIGR04282 family arsenosugar biosynthesis glycosyltransferase, translating into MDVTLVVIAKAPIAGFAKTRLTPPFSPSEAAELAAAALLDTLDSVRAAPVRNRVVAWTGDLAHAAKSEEIATALRDFVVIPQRGDDFARRLVQAHADAGALGCPILQIGMDTPQLTAADLTAAASRLVRTGDTVLGPAADGGWWALGVTDPHAARVLADVPMSTPRTGVLTREALRASGYRVHNLSVHTDVDTYPDALEVAAKATGRFADLVRRHTAEGRHPNGSGPADRPRPALASYGARTPEPEPVSRA; encoded by the coding sequence GTGGACGTGACCCTGGTCGTGATCGCCAAGGCGCCCATTGCCGGTTTCGCCAAAACTCGCCTGACACCACCCTTTTCGCCGAGCGAGGCCGCTGAACTGGCCGCCGCAGCGCTGCTCGATACGCTGGATTCGGTCCGTGCGGCCCCGGTCCGGAACCGGGTGGTGGCATGGACCGGAGATCTCGCGCACGCCGCGAAGTCCGAGGAAATCGCCACGGCGCTACGGGATTTCGTGGTGATCCCGCAACGCGGCGACGACTTCGCCCGGCGGCTGGTCCAGGCGCACGCGGACGCGGGCGCACTGGGTTGCCCGATTCTCCAGATCGGCATGGACACACCGCAGTTGACGGCCGCCGACCTCACCGCTGCGGCGAGTCGCCTGGTGCGAACCGGCGACACTGTTCTCGGCCCCGCCGCGGACGGCGGCTGGTGGGCGCTGGGTGTGACCGACCCGCACGCGGCCCGGGTGCTCGCGGATGTACCCATGTCTACCCCGAGGACCGGTGTACTGACTCGGGAAGCCTTGCGCGCCAGCGGATATCGCGTCCACAACCTGTCGGTCCACACCGATGTCGACACGTATCCCGACGCACTCGAGGTGGCAGCGAAGGCGACCGGTCGTTTCGCTGACCTCGTGCGGCGTCACACCGCCGAAGGGCGGCATCCGAACGGAAGCGGACCGGCGGATCGCCCGCGTCCGGCGCTCGCGTCATACGGTGCCCGCACGCCGGAACCTGAACCAGTGAGTCGAGCATGA
- a CDS encoding molybdopterin-dependent oxidoreductase, producing the protein MSNRTGGEQISADQSEPEPAYLLPGAISRRISSARGPAVAARAGIVLGIAVTVCFLTGLISHWIQHPPGWFAWPAHPVWLYRVTQGAHVITGVVAIPLLLVKLWSVYPRLFARPLLGNPFHLLERGSIALLVGSVIFQLFTGLLNIAQVYPWKFFFTTTHYAVAYLAAGALAVHLAVKLPVVRSALSRRCDEAETSERAGASRRTVLFAGGAAALVAGLSVAGQTVPFLRGLAVLAPRSGEGPQGVPVNRTAAAAGVAGRATAADYALTVTAGDRTRAFTRADLESLPQHAADLPIACVEGWSASARWSGVRLRDLLAAVGEYRGGAVRFSSLEGGGIYRTSTLPHTHVIAADTLIALRLNGADLNLDHGYPCRLIAPNRPGVLQTKWLSTIEELP; encoded by the coding sequence ATGAGCAATAGAACTGGTGGCGAACAGATTTCGGCGGACCAGAGCGAGCCGGAACCGGCCTACCTGCTTCCGGGAGCCATATCGCGGCGCATCTCCTCCGCGCGTGGCCCAGCGGTGGCGGCCCGAGCCGGAATCGTTCTGGGCATCGCCGTCACGGTCTGCTTCCTGACCGGTTTGATCAGCCATTGGATCCAGCACCCGCCGGGATGGTTCGCCTGGCCCGCGCATCCGGTCTGGCTGTACCGTGTCACCCAGGGCGCGCATGTCATCACCGGGGTGGTGGCCATCCCACTGCTGCTGGTGAAGCTCTGGTCGGTGTATCCACGCCTGTTCGCGCGACCCTTGCTCGGTAATCCCTTCCACCTGCTGGAGCGCGGATCCATTGCACTGCTTGTAGGTTCGGTCATCTTCCAGCTGTTCACCGGGCTCCTCAATATCGCCCAGGTCTACCCCTGGAAGTTCTTCTTCACCACCACCCACTACGCCGTGGCCTACCTTGCGGCAGGCGCGCTGGCCGTGCATCTGGCGGTGAAGCTGCCCGTGGTGCGCTCGGCGCTGTCTCGTCGCTGCGACGAAGCGGAAACCTCCGAGCGCGCGGGCGCGTCGCGACGGACGGTGCTGTTCGCCGGGGGAGCGGCCGCCCTCGTCGCGGGCCTGTCGGTGGCGGGGCAGACCGTCCCGTTCCTGCGCGGTCTGGCCGTGCTGGCCCCGCGCAGTGGTGAAGGGCCACAAGGTGTTCCGGTCAACCGCACGGCCGCGGCCGCAGGGGTGGCCGGGCGGGCCACCGCGGCTGATTACGCCCTGACGGTCACGGCCGGCGACCGCACGCGCGCCTTCACCCGTGCCGACCTCGAATCCCTGCCACAGCACGCGGCCGACCTGCCGATCGCGTGCGTGGAGGGCTGGAGCGCCTCGGCCCGCTGGTCGGGTGTGCGCCTGCGCGACCTGCTCGCGGCCGTCGGCGAATACCGCGGCGGCGCGGTGCGATTCAGCTCGCTGGAGGGCGGCGGCATCTATCGCACCTCGACCCTGCCGCACACGCACGTCATTGCCGCCGACACCCTGATCGCCCTGCGCCTCAACGGCGCGGATCTGAATCTCGACCACGGATATCCGTGCCGCCTTATCGCCCCGAACCGTCCGGGAGTCCTGCAGACTAAATGGCTGTCGACCATCGAGGAGCTGCCGTGA
- a CDS encoding flavodoxin family protein, whose amino-acid sequence MPDFADLRALFINCTLKRSPARSNTQGLIDLSARIMAKNGVTVSHIRPVDHDIATGVWPDMTEHGWETDEWPALQRQVMDAHILVLAGPIWLGDNSSVMKQVIERLYANSSVLNEAGQYAYYGRVGGCLITGNEDGIKHCAMNVLYSLQHIGYAIPPQADAGWIGEAGPGPSYLDPGSGGPENDFTNRNTTFMTWNLMHLARLLVDAGGFPAHGNQRSEWDAGCRFDFENPEYR is encoded by the coding sequence ATGCCCGATTTCGCCGACCTGCGTGCCCTGTTCATCAACTGCACGCTGAAACGCTCTCCCGCGCGCAGCAATACGCAGGGCCTGATCGATCTCAGCGCCCGCATAATGGCGAAGAACGGCGTCACCGTCTCGCATATCCGCCCCGTCGACCACGATATCGCCACCGGCGTCTGGCCGGATATGACCGAGCACGGCTGGGAAACCGACGAGTGGCCCGCCCTGCAGCGCCAGGTCATGGACGCCCACATCCTGGTGCTGGCGGGCCCGATCTGGCTGGGCGACAACAGTTCGGTCATGAAGCAGGTGATCGAGCGCCTGTACGCCAACTCCAGCGTGCTCAACGAGGCCGGCCAGTACGCCTACTACGGCCGGGTCGGCGGCTGCCTCATCACCGGCAACGAGGACGGCATCAAACACTGCGCCATGAACGTCCTCTACAGCCTGCAGCACATCGGCTATGCCATTCCGCCGCAGGCGGATGCGGGCTGGATCGGCGAGGCGGGTCCGGGCCCGTCCTATCTCGACCCCGGTTCCGGCGGCCCGGAGAACGATTTCACCAACCGCAACACCACCTTCATGACCTGGAACCTCATGCATCTGGCCCGCCTGCTGGTGGACGCGGGCGGATTTCCCGCACACGGCAACCAGCGCAGCGAGTGGGACGCGGGCTGTCGCTTCGATTTCGAGAATCCGGAATACCGTTGA
- a CDS encoding low temperature requirement protein A: protein MTSNNPHTAAEAAEDAAEGGQLKASTLELFFDLVFVFTITQLTHAFTHHPGWQAVGQIAIMFGVIWWMYDGYVWLTNEVAPNSSNRRTFLLVGMFGFFVLALAIPDAFTGSGLAFGLAYVLVNTVHTGLFAVSGGKAALAAVLRLAPLNAVSAGLVLGGGLIHGWPRYLLWTLALVVQIVSPYLMDPGGFTIRASHFCERHGLVVIVALGESVVAMGVGLAGMDITVGLIAMVAISLTLGYVLWWAYFGLDDERGEHALSALPGPERARPAVLAYGYSLYLLMLGIILTAAGIKMTIAHGNEPASAAAALALSGGVALFFLGQCTFRLTLKLPRAWFRLLGAVAVLATAAVGTLWVAWGQLVVLVVVAYGFVIADDIFSIRSGDRSSYTQRTSFGQH, encoded by the coding sequence GTGACCAGCAACAACCCCCATACGGCCGCGGAGGCTGCCGAGGACGCCGCCGAAGGTGGTCAGCTCAAAGCCTCCACCCTGGAACTGTTCTTCGATCTCGTCTTCGTCTTCACCATCACCCAGCTGACCCACGCCTTCACCCACCATCCGGGCTGGCAGGCCGTCGGTCAGATCGCCATCATGTTCGGCGTCATCTGGTGGATGTACGACGGCTACGTCTGGCTCACCAACGAGGTGGCCCCCAACAGCTCCAATCGCCGCACCTTCCTGCTGGTCGGCATGTTCGGCTTCTTCGTGCTGGCGCTGGCGATTCCGGACGCTTTCACCGGTTCCGGCCTCGCCTTCGGGCTGGCCTACGTGCTCGTGAACACCGTGCACACCGGGCTTTTCGCGGTCTCCGGCGGCAAGGCGGCGCTCGCGGCCGTCCTGCGACTGGCTCCGCTCAACGCGGTCTCCGCGGGCCTGGTACTGGGCGGCGGCCTCATCCACGGCTGGCCGCGCTACCTGCTCTGGACGCTGGCGCTGGTGGTGCAGATCGTCAGCCCGTATCTCATGGATCCGGGCGGCTTCACCATTCGCGCCAGCCACTTCTGCGAACGGCACGGCCTGGTAGTCATTGTGGCGCTGGGCGAGTCGGTCGTGGCGATGGGCGTGGGCCTGGCGGGCATGGACATCACCGTCGGGCTGATCGCCATGGTCGCGATTTCACTGACTCTCGGATACGTCCTGTGGTGGGCGTACTTCGGCCTCGACGACGAACGCGGCGAACACGCGCTCAGCGCCCTGCCCGGTCCCGAACGCGCCCGCCCGGCCGTGCTCGCCTACGGCTACTCGCTGTACCTGCTCATGCTCGGCATCATTCTGACCGCCGCCGGGATCAAGATGACCATCGCGCACGGCAACGAGCCCGCCTCGGCCGCCGCCGCGCTGGCGCTGTCCGGCGGCGTGGCGCTGTTCTTCCTGGGGCAGTGCACTTTCCGGCTCACTCTGAAACTGCCGCGCGCCTGGTTCCGGCTGCTCGGCGCGGTGGCGGTGCTCGCCACCGCGGCCGTCGGCACCCTCTGGGTGGCCTGGGGTCAGCTGGTGGTGCTGGTGGTCGTCGCGTACGGCTTCGTCATCGCGGACGACATCTTCAGCATTCGCTCCGGTGACCGCAGCTCCTACACCCAGCGGACCAGTTTCGGGCAGCACTGA
- a CDS encoding DsbA family oxidoreductase: MAVEVEIWTDINCPFCYLGKRRFEEALEAFPHRDSVRVVHRSFELDPTLAKDHSDAVVPHIAEKYGISEAQAAANERGIAAQAEAVGLTYRTEGRDFGNSFDMHRLLHHALELGRQDAMIDALYAANFASEQPLFGDAERLVRVAVEAGFDEAGVRAVLDDPTAYADAVRADEAEAARLGARGVPFFVLDRKYGVSGAQPPEVFTQALEQAWSDHAPELEIVGGADACGPDGCAVPERN; the protein is encoded by the coding sequence ATGGCTGTCGAGGTCGAAATCTGGACCGATATCAACTGCCCGTTCTGCTACCTGGGGAAGCGGCGGTTCGAGGAGGCTCTGGAGGCGTTCCCGCATCGCGACAGCGTGCGGGTCGTGCACCGGTCCTTCGAGTTGGATCCGACGCTGGCCAAGGATCACAGCGACGCCGTCGTGCCGCATATCGCGGAGAAGTACGGGATCAGCGAGGCGCAGGCCGCCGCGAACGAACGCGGTATCGCCGCGCAGGCCGAGGCCGTGGGGCTGACCTACCGGACCGAGGGCCGCGACTTCGGCAACAGCTTCGACATGCACCGGCTGCTGCATCACGCCCTGGAATTGGGCAGGCAGGACGCCATGATCGACGCCCTGTACGCCGCCAATTTCGCTTCCGAGCAGCCGCTGTTCGGTGATGCCGAGCGCCTGGTCCGCGTCGCCGTCGAGGCCGGATTCGACGAGGCGGGCGTGCGCGCGGTGCTCGACGATCCGACCGCCTACGCCGACGCGGTGCGCGCCGACGAGGCCGAGGCCGCCCGGCTCGGTGCGCGCGGCGTGCCGTTCTTCGTGCTCGATCGCAAGTACGGCGTGTCGGGCGCGCAGCCGCCGGAGGTGTTCACCCAGGCCCTGGAACAGGCGTGGAGCGATCACGCGCCGGAGCTCGAGATCGTGGGCGGCGCGGACGCCTGCGGACCCGACGGTTGCGCTGTGCCGGAACGGAATTGA
- a CDS encoding NAD(P)/FAD-dependent oxidoreductase, whose product MNTHEIVILGAGYTGLIAAARLARNTRKLNTRITLVNPSPRFTERLRMHQVAAGQELTDYRIPELLDGTGVEFRQAAATAIDPTARRVTLDDGAILTYDTLVYALGSATDTSIVPGAADHAWTLNDPRAAHHFSRRLPEIAAAGGTVTVCGGGLTGIEAAAEIAEAHPGLTVNLVSATELGAMMGDKARAHLNKVLDRLGVVRTIGVKVTKVLPDAVRLDTGELLASDLTLWTTGVKVSPLAAQAGIATDARGLVLTDPTLRSVSHPDIHAIGDAALVRQAWGQIHGTCQSGVVTADYTATVIARLLRGKAVRPLRFGYFHQPVSLGRKDGVIQFTKADDTPNRWYLKGKAAVIYKEQVSSTPPVAAKMTRYVKLPVQLSKGGRATRKAA is encoded by the coding sequence ATGAACACCCACGAGATCGTCATCCTCGGCGCCGGCTACACCGGCCTGATCGCCGCCGCGCGCCTGGCCCGCAACACCCGCAAGCTGAACACCCGCATCACCCTGGTGAACCCGTCGCCGCGCTTCACCGAACGCCTGCGCATGCACCAGGTCGCCGCCGGGCAGGAACTCACCGACTACCGGATCCCGGAACTCCTGGACGGCACCGGCGTCGAATTCCGCCAGGCCGCCGCCACCGCCATCGATCCCACCGCGCGCCGGGTCACCCTCGACGACGGCGCGATCCTGACCTACGACACCCTGGTCTACGCCCTCGGCAGTGCCACCGACACCAGCATCGTGCCCGGCGCGGCCGACCATGCGTGGACCCTGAACGATCCCCGTGCGGCACACCACTTCTCGCGACGCCTGCCCGAAATCGCCGCTGCCGGAGGCACAGTCACCGTCTGCGGTGGTGGGCTCACCGGCATCGAAGCGGCCGCCGAAATCGCCGAAGCGCACCCCGGTCTCACCGTGAACCTGGTCAGCGCAACCGAACTCGGCGCGATGATGGGCGACAAGGCCCGCGCCCACCTGAACAAGGTCCTGGACCGCCTGGGCGTGGTGCGCACGATCGGCGTCAAGGTCACCAAGGTGCTGCCCGACGCCGTGCGCCTGGACACCGGCGAACTCCTCGCCTCGGACCTGACCCTGTGGACCACCGGCGTCAAGGTCTCGCCGCTGGCCGCGCAGGCCGGAATCGCCACCGACGCACGGGGTCTCGTCCTCACCGACCCCACCCTGCGCTCGGTCTCGCACCCCGACATCCACGCCATCGGCGACGCCGCCCTGGTGCGTCAGGCCTGGGGTCAGATCCACGGCACCTGCCAGAGCGGCGTGGTCACCGCCGACTACACCGCCACCGTCATCGCCCGGCTGCTGCGCGGAAAGGCCGTGCGGCCCTTGCGTTTCGGCTACTTCCACCAGCCGGTCAGCCTGGGCCGCAAGGACGGCGTCATCCAGTTCACCAAGGCCGACGACACACCGAACCGGTGGTACCTCAAGGGCAAGGCCGCGGTGATCTACAAGGAGCAGGTCAGCAGCACCCCGCCGGTGGCCGCGAAAATGACCCGCTACGTGAAACTCCCGGTGCAGCTGTCGAAGGGCGGCCGCGCCACCCGCAAGGCCGCGTGA
- a CDS encoding RNA polymerase sigma-70 factor produces the protein MQDHSTDTPSETAPARDATIDPFVEHRRLLFGTAYRMLGSVADAEDILQDTWLKWNAVDRNSVEHPKSYLVRTVTNLSLNRLTSARATRETYVGPWLPEPLLTTTADAAEETEMADTVSTAMLVVLETLNPTERAVFVLREVFGYSYAEIGGFLDRPEATVRQISHRARSHVHSRRPRFDADDAARQEITEKFMAACHGGDLNALMSLLAPEVTLWNDGGGLITAARRPLHGPDHVARWMLGVMAKPASAGIRLESAVVNGELSIIGSIGDYRLGALTYDIREGRIENLRFQVNPQKLSGIQAAGEPTA, from the coding sequence ATGCAGGACCACAGCACCGACACGCCGAGCGAGACCGCGCCCGCGCGCGATGCGACGATCGACCCGTTCGTCGAACACCGCCGGCTGCTCTTCGGCACCGCCTATCGCATGCTGGGCAGCGTCGCCGACGCCGAGGACATCCTGCAGGACACCTGGCTGAAATGGAATGCGGTGGACCGGAATTCGGTGGAACACCCGAAGTCCTACCTGGTGCGCACCGTCACCAACCTCTCGCTCAACCGTCTCACCTCCGCCCGCGCCACCCGCGAGACCTACGTCGGCCCGTGGCTACCCGAACCCCTGCTCACCACGACCGCCGACGCCGCAGAGGAGACCGAGATGGCCGACACCGTGTCGACCGCCATGCTCGTCGTCCTCGAAACGCTCAACCCGACCGAGCGCGCCGTCTTCGTGCTGCGCGAGGTCTTCGGCTACTCCTACGCCGAGATCGGCGGCTTCCTCGACCGGCCCGAGGCCACCGTGCGCCAGATCTCGCACCGCGCCCGCTCGCATGTGCACTCCCGCCGCCCACGCTTCGACGCCGATGACGCCGCGCGCCAGGAGATCACCGAGAAGTTCATGGCCGCCTGCCACGGCGGCGACCTCAATGCGCTCATGTCGCTGCTGGCTCCCGAGGTCACGCTGTGGAACGACGGTGGCGGCCTCATCACCGCGGCCCGCCGCCCGCTGCACGGACCGGATCATGTGGCGCGCTGGATGCTCGGCGTCATGGCCAAGCCGGCGTCCGCGGGCATCCGCCTCGAATCCGCCGTCGTCAATGGCGAATTGAGCATTATCGGCAGCATCGGCGACTATCGCCTGGGCGCGCTCACCTACGACATACGTGAGGGCCGCATCGAGAACCTGCGCTTCCAGGTGAACCCGCAGAAGCTGAGCGGCATTCAGGCGGCGGGGGAGCCCACCGCCTGA
- a CDS encoding DNA-3-methyladenine glycosylase produces MSAEELAVEPLSAARRLLGATLWSGAIGLRIVEVEAYGGDPAGPWPDPAAHSYPGPTARNAVMFGPPGMLYVYLSYGMHTCVNVTTGPDGTASAVLLRAGEIIEGHEIVRTRRRAARKDADLARGPGNLGSALGITLDDYGTPLFAPDSSIRLQLGPEITDPAGISVGPRVGVSVAADVPWRLWLPDSPAVSAYRRSPRAPRLERPA; encoded by the coding sequence GTGTCAGCCGAGGAACTCGCCGTCGAACCCCTGAGCGCGGCCCGGCGACTGCTCGGCGCGACCCTGTGGTCTGGTGCGATCGGCCTGCGCATCGTGGAGGTCGAGGCCTATGGCGGCGACCCGGCCGGACCGTGGCCCGACCCGGCCGCGCACTCCTATCCCGGCCCGACCGCCCGCAATGCCGTCATGTTCGGCCCGCCCGGAATGCTCTACGTCTACCTCAGCTACGGCATGCACACCTGCGTGAACGTCACCACCGGACCCGACGGCACCGCCAGTGCCGTGCTGCTGCGCGCGGGCGAGATCATCGAGGGCCACGAGATCGTCCGCACCCGCCGGCGCGCCGCTCGCAAGGACGCCGACTTGGCAAGGGGGCCCGGCAATCTCGGCAGCGCGCTCGGAATCACCCTGGACGACTACGGAACTCCGCTGTTCGCCCCGGATTCGTCCATCCGTCTGCAGCTCGGCCCCGAAATCACCGACCCCGCAGGCATTTCCGTCGGTCCTCGGGTGGGCGTGAGTGTGGCCGCCGACGTGCCGTGGCGACTGTGGCTGCCGGACTCCCCGGCGGTGTCGGCCTACCGCCGCAGCCCGCGCGCCCCGCGCCTCGAACGCCCCGCATGA
- a CDS encoding 2-isopropylmalate synthase, with protein MPSHRYRDVYQRVSVPLTERTWPSNRITAAPLWVPVDLRDGNQALAEPMDPARKRRFFEMLVAMGYKEIEVGYPSASQTDFDFVRLIGTESLAPEDVTIVVFTPARADLIERSVESVRGLSNRVVIHMYTATAPVWREVVLGASRDELTDIIVAGGRRILELAGGLPNVRFQFSPEVFMLTEPDYALEVCDRMTTLWQATPQRPVTLNLPTTVEVATPNVYADQIEYMHRNLARRDSVILSVHPHNDRGTGVACAELAMLAGAQRVEGCVFGNGERTGNVDLATLALNLHAQGVDPMIDFSDIDGVRRTVEHCTRLPVPERHPYAGDLVYTAFSGTHQDAIKKGFAEHRARADRLGVSEREIDWRIPYLPIDPADVGRSYDAVIRVNSQSGKGGIAYLLEQEYGLALSRQQQVEFARYVQRYTDETGTEVPAQRLRELFAEFYEVPVDASAPSASSGPSRDSSSATRRSTDASRCRTSATDTLT; from the coding sequence ATGCCGTCGCATCGGTATCGCGATGTGTATCAACGGGTTTCGGTGCCGCTGACGGAACGCACCTGGCCCTCCAACCGGATCACCGCCGCACCTCTGTGGGTGCCGGTCGATCTGCGCGACGGCAATCAGGCGCTGGCCGAGCCCATGGATCCGGCGCGCAAGCGGCGGTTCTTCGAGATGTTGGTGGCCATGGGCTACAAGGAGATCGAGGTCGGGTATCCGAGCGCCTCGCAGACCGATTTCGATTTCGTGCGACTGATCGGCACGGAGAGTCTCGCGCCGGAGGATGTCACCATCGTGGTGTTCACCCCGGCGCGTGCGGACCTGATCGAGCGCAGCGTGGAATCCGTTCGGGGACTGTCCAATCGGGTGGTCATCCACATGTACACCGCGACCGCGCCGGTGTGGCGGGAGGTGGTGCTGGGGGCGTCGCGGGACGAGCTGACCGACATCATCGTCGCGGGTGGCCGCCGGATTCTGGAGCTGGCCGGGGGCCTGCCGAATGTGCGATTCCAGTTCTCCCCCGAGGTTTTCATGCTGACCGAGCCGGATTACGCACTGGAGGTGTGCGATCGGATGACTACGCTGTGGCAGGCCACGCCGCAGCGGCCGGTGACCCTGAATCTGCCGACCACGGTCGAGGTGGCGACGCCGAATGTGTACGCCGATCAGATCGAGTACATGCACCGGAATCTGGCGCGGCGGGACAGCGTGATCCTGTCGGTGCATCCGCACAATGATCGCGGAACCGGGGTGGCCTGTGCGGAATTGGCGATGCTGGCGGGCGCGCAGCGGGTGGAGGGCTGCGTGTTCGGCAATGGTGAGCGCACCGGAAATGTGGATCTGGCGACGCTGGCGCTGAATCTGCACGCACAGGGGGTTGATCCGATGATCGACTTCTCCGATATCGACGGGGTGCGCCGGACCGTTGAGCACTGCACGCGGCTGCCGGTGCCCGAGCGGCATCCGTACGCGGGCGATCTGGTGTACACGGCCTTCTCGGGGACGCATCAGGACGCGATCAAGAAGGGTTTCGCCGAGCATCGGGCGCGCGCCGATCGGCTGGGGGTATCCGAGCGCGAAATCGACTGGCGTATACCGTATCTGCCGATCGACCCGGCCGATGTGGGGCGCTCCTATGATGCGGTGATCCGGGTCAATTCGCAGTCCGGCAAGGGCGGTATCGCGTATCTGCTGGAGCAGGAGTACGGGCTGGCACTGTCCCGGCAGCAGCAGGTCGAGTTCGCTCGGTACGTCCAGCGCTACACCGATGAGACCGGGACGGAGGTGCCGGCGCAGCGGCTACGGGAGCTGTTCGCCGAGTTCTACGAGGTGCCGGTGGACGCGTCCGCTCCGTCGGCATCTTCCGGGCCGAGCCGCGACTCGAGTTCGGCGACACGGCGTTCCACCGACGCGAGCCGCTGCAGGACTTCGGCCACGGACACCCTGACGTAA
- a CDS encoding FadR/GntR family transcriptional regulator: MAQVQRHPLAAQAAEVLLTRIRAGEWELGHRLPGETTLAAQLGVGRSTLREAIRELAGQGVLESRQGAGVFLTALDVTEDWDTILRRADIVTVIEARIAIEAEAAALAARRRTPADLRTMLKALNLRAESGPEIPTLVDADTAFHRTVIAASHNDILLEMFNAFVPRSRHAMIDMLRIHPVPDARADHDAHETLYDAIRARDPEAAATASRVHLTALKTAFDR; the protein is encoded by the coding sequence ATGGCCCAGGTACAACGGCATCCCCTCGCCGCACAGGCCGCCGAGGTACTGCTCACCCGCATACGCGCCGGGGAATGGGAACTCGGCCACCGCCTGCCCGGCGAGACCACCCTCGCCGCCCAGCTCGGCGTCGGCCGCTCCACCCTGCGCGAGGCCATCCGCGAACTCGCCGGCCAGGGGGTGCTCGAAAGCCGCCAGGGCGCAGGCGTTTTCCTCACCGCCCTCGATGTCACCGAGGACTGGGACACCATCCTGCGCCGCGCCGACATCGTCACCGTCATCGAGGCCCGCATCGCCATCGAGGCCGAAGCCGCCGCCCTGGCCGCCCGCCGCCGCACCCCCGCCGACCTGCGCACCATGCTCAAGGCCCTGAACCTGCGCGCCGAATCCGGCCCGGAGATCCCCACCCTCGTCGACGCCGACACCGCGTTCCACCGCACGGTCATCGCCGCCTCCCACAACGACATCCTGCTGGAGATGTTCAACGCCTTCGTCCCGCGCTCGAGGCACGCCATGATCGACATGCTCCGCATCCACCCCGTCCCCGATGCCCGCGCCGACCACGACGCCCACGAAACCCTCTACGACGCCATCCGCGCCCGCGACCCCGAAGCCGCCGCCACCGCCAGCCGCGTCCACCTCACCGCCCTGAAGACTGCCTTCGACCGCTAG